The following are encoded together in the Paraburkholderia sp. BL10I2N1 genome:
- a CDS encoding ABC transporter permease, which yields MTSSVTDTKKSSGRPGLWSRSIVRSSEIRILAVALILSAYFEAANHDFLLTGASLQNLSQFIAPVALIAFGEIMLMIGGEIDLSAGMVFAFAPFVMHFAHEAGLPAGIALLAGVLAAGLVGFINGAVTVYLRIPSFVTTLGTLFFVNGFTLTISRGTPVSPPDSAGFAAFMGAWGYSEIIWAISIAAVMHVLLRHTRWGLHTIASGANPLGASEAGIHVRRLKLGNFVIAAVLAGFTGILEGFRISSIDPQAGGNQIMFLAVAAAVIGGTPLAGGSGTIIGGLIGAAVLGILNDGFTLIGINAFTFNMILGAAILAAMIFNIHVVRLARKGEL from the coding sequence GTGACGTCTTCTGTGACGGACACTAAAAAATCCAGCGGACGACCGGGACTCTGGTCCCGGTCGATCGTGCGGTCGAGCGAGATTCGCATCCTCGCGGTTGCGCTGATCCTCAGTGCCTACTTCGAGGCAGCCAACCATGATTTTCTGCTGACCGGGGCCAGCCTCCAGAACCTGTCGCAGTTCATCGCCCCGGTTGCGCTCATTGCCTTTGGCGAAATCATGCTGATGATTGGCGGGGAGATCGATCTCTCCGCCGGGATGGTCTTCGCGTTCGCGCCCTTCGTCATGCATTTCGCCCACGAGGCCGGCTTGCCCGCAGGGATCGCCTTGCTGGCCGGCGTGCTCGCGGCCGGCCTCGTCGGGTTCATCAACGGTGCCGTGACGGTGTACCTGCGGATCCCATCCTTCGTCACCACGCTTGGTACGCTGTTTTTCGTCAACGGCTTCACGTTGACGATTTCACGAGGCACACCGGTTTCACCCCCGGACAGTGCCGGTTTCGCGGCGTTCATGGGGGCGTGGGGCTACAGCGAAATCATCTGGGCGATCTCGATTGCCGCGGTCATGCACGTCCTGCTCCGGCATACGCGCTGGGGCTTGCATACGATTGCGTCAGGGGCGAATCCGCTAGGCGCGAGCGAAGCGGGTATCCATGTCAGGCGCCTGAAACTCGGCAACTTTGTTATCGCCGCGGTGCTCGCGGGCTTTACCGGAATTCTGGAGGGGTTCCGGATTTCTTCGATCGATCCGCAAGCAGGGGGCAACCAGATCATGTTCCTCGCGGTCGCCGCCGCGGTGATCGGCGGCACGCCACTCGCCGGCGGCTCGGGCACGATCATCGGCGGCCTGATCGGCGCAGCAGTCCTTGGCATTCTCAATGACGGGTTCACGCTGATCGGCATCAACGCCTTCACCTTCAACATGATTCTCGGCGCTGCGATCCTGGCTGCCATGATCTTCAACATCCACGTCGTTCGCCTGGCACGCAAGGGAGAGTTGTGA
- a CDS encoding ATP-binding cassette domain-containing protein, with translation MSDVREALRGEDIVKRFGAVTALDGVSLTLRQGEILGILGDNGAGKSTLIKILTGFHQQTSGRLFLGGEETMLRSVDHARSLGVECVYQDLALANSLSIYHNMFLNREIIRRGPFRLLNNRAMRSRAAECLEEIGVHVPSVDLPVEQLSGGQRQAIAVARAVNSNARILLLDEPLAAMGAREAGLIIDLILRLKAKGGLSIIMIMHNYAQTLDIADRVMLMQRGRVTYQREAASTSVEELMDIVRREYRAMRTMGR, from the coding sequence ATGTCGGACGTGCGGGAGGCGCTGCGCGGCGAAGATATTGTCAAGCGCTTTGGAGCGGTCACGGCACTCGATGGCGTATCGCTGACGCTCAGGCAGGGGGAGATCCTCGGCATCCTCGGCGATAACGGTGCGGGCAAGTCGACGTTGATCAAGATTCTCACCGGGTTTCATCAGCAGACGAGTGGCAGGCTTTTCCTGGGCGGCGAGGAGACGATGCTTCGCTCGGTTGATCACGCCCGCTCGCTTGGCGTTGAATGCGTCTACCAGGATCTGGCGCTGGCCAATTCCCTGAGTATTTATCACAACATGTTCCTGAATCGGGAGATCATCCGCCGGGGCCCATTCCGGCTGTTGAACAACCGCGCCATGCGTAGCCGGGCAGCGGAGTGTCTCGAAGAGATTGGCGTGCATGTGCCGTCGGTCGATCTGCCGGTCGAGCAGCTCTCAGGTGGTCAGCGACAAGCCATTGCAGTTGCGCGCGCCGTCAATTCGAACGCAAGGATTCTGCTGCTGGACGAACCACTCGCGGCGATGGGCGCCCGCGAGGCGGGGCTGATCATCGATCTGATCTTGCGGCTGAAGGCAAAGGGCGGTTTGTCCATCATCATGATCATGCACAACTACGCGCAGACGCTCGATATTGCGGACCGTGTCATGCTGATGCAGCGAGGGCGCGTGACGTATCAGCGGGAGGCGGCGAGCACGTCGGTTGAGGAGCTGATGGATATCGTGCGGCGTGAATATCGGGCGATGCGGACGATGGGGCGGTGA